From the Levilactobacillus yonginensis genome, one window contains:
- a CDS encoding glycine betaine ABC transporter substrate-binding protein, which produces MKKKILRYLKLAAATLGLAVVVSACAKPPEYNSHKKLGSQINYTITGIEAGAGITDSTETALSKYHLKSANWQIMPSSTAAMVSTLDKAIKNKEPIVVTGWQPHWMFAKYPLKFLDDPKHAYGKGESMRTITRKGFKQDNPGANKFLENFHWSIKISNPLMMKINNGMNKQKAVDEFIKDHPKQVKEWLKGVPDGKGKKIKIGYTPYDYEIATTTLVTTLLKQKGYDATMQQLDVGIMWSAISSGKLDATVTVELPVTHKLYAKKYKGKYVEVRKNLEHAKTGLAVPKYMKNINTIDDLKNK; this is translated from the coding sequence GTGCCTGTGCCAAGCCGCCCGAATATAATTCGCATAAAAAATTAGGGTCTCAGATCAACTATACGATCACAGGGATCGAAGCTGGTGCGGGTATTACTGATAGTACTGAAACGGCTTTGAGTAAGTACCATCTGAAAAGCGCAAATTGGCAAATTATGCCAAGTTCTACTGCTGCCATGGTAAGTACCTTGGATAAGGCTATTAAAAATAAAGAGCCGATCGTAGTGACAGGGTGGCAGCCGCACTGGATGTTCGCCAAATATCCGCTGAAATTCCTAGATGATCCTAAACATGCTTATGGCAAGGGTGAATCAATGCGGACTATTACTCGAAAGGGATTTAAACAAGATAATCCAGGTGCCAATAAATTCTTAGAGAATTTCCATTGGTCGATCAAAATTTCTAATCCATTAATGATGAAAATCAACAACGGTATGAATAAACAAAAGGCCGTTGATGAGTTTATTAAGGACCATCCTAAGCAAGTCAAAGAGTGGCTAAAGGGTGTGCCTGATGGAAAAGGCAAGAAAATCAAGATCGGGTATACTCCATATGACTATGAAATAGCTACTACTACCCTAGTCACAACTCTTTTGAAACAAAAGGGGTATGACGCAACGATGCAGCAGCTTGATGTTGGTATTATGTGGAGTGCGATCTCTAGTGGTAAATTGGATGCGACAGTTACAGTCGAACTTCCTGTGACACATAAGTTATATGCTAAGAAATATAAGGGTAAATATGTTGAAGTCAGGAAAAATCTGGAGCATGCTAAAACTGGATTGGCTGTGCCGAAGTATATGAAGAATATTAATACCATCGATGATTTAAAAAACAAATAA
- a CDS encoding transposase produces MVNTILKEADLFCPNSVRINFTIYLLTFIRNRDRATLQQLVMNYRPNGTEMDTVIRTIQKNYLGIRNACLYDYSNGPLEGINRKIKELKRSCYGFSNLRHFFIRIKLIHA; encoded by the coding sequence GTGGTAAACACCATTTTAAAGGAAGCTGATCTTTTTTGTCCGAACAGCGTTCGGATTAATTTTACAATCTACCTCTTAACCTTTATTCGCAACCGCGATCGGGCTACTTTACAACAATTAGTTATGAACTACCGTCCCAATGGTACTGAAATGGATACCGTCATAAGGACCATTCAAAAGAACTACTTAGGGATCAGGAACGCTTGTCTCTATGACTACTCTAATGGGCCGTTAGAGGGGATCAATCGCAAGATCAAAGAACTTAAACGTAGCTGTTACGGTTTCAGTAACTTAAGGCATTTCTTTATCCGCATCAAATTGATCCATGCCTAA
- a CDS encoding IS5 family transposase (programmed frameshift), whose product MKSFAHHYSSDISREQFELIRTDLEGIRKRTKPRKVDLYDIFCALLYTLKNGCVWRDLPSDFPKWETVYYYWLLWTKTPSPAGITPLDKVFKKIVSQHRLAQKRSVYTSFIILDAQSVKNTDPAESSGYDGGKKVSGIKRHLAVDINGLPMAVHVTTANVSERDGANALLALNKSQFDLVQRVMADGGYTGNNFAQSVQAMINAEVIIAKQSDLRHGQVTPQRWVIERSFSWLGKYRRLWRNCERKLNTSKMMISLAFLRILLKRF is encoded by the exons ATGAAAAGCTTTGCACACCATTATAGTAGCGACATCTCTCGTGAACAATTTGAACTAATCCGGACAGATCTAGAAGGCATACGTAAGCGGACTAAGCCAAGAAAGGTTGATTTATATGATATCTTTTGTGCCCTGCTTTATACCTTGAAAAATGGGTGCGTTTGGCGCGATTTACCCAGTGATTTTCCTAAATGGGAAACCGTCTATTATTACTGGTTACTTTGGACTAAAACGCCATCTCCTGCTGGTATCACTCCTCTGGATAAGGTTT TTAAAAAAATTGTCAGCCAACATCGGTTGGCTCAGAAGCGTTCAGTTTATACATCGTTCATCATTCTAGATGCTCAAAGTGTCAAGAATACCGATCCTGCTGAAAGTAGTGGCTACGATGGTGGTAAAAAGGTGAGTGGGATTAAGCGCCATCTTGCTGTAGATATCAATGGGCTGCCGATGGCAGTCCATGTGACAACCGCCAATGTTTCTGAGCGTGATGGCGCCAATGCGCTACTGGCGTTAAACAAATCACAGTTTGACCTGGTTCAACGAGTAATGGCCGATGGTGGTTATACTGGTAACAACTTTGCTCAATCAGTTCAGGCAATGATTAACGCTGAAGTCATTATTGCTAAACAGAGTGACCTTAGGCACGGTCAAGTGACCCCGCAACGCTGGGTTATCGAACGCAGTTTTAGCTGGCTAGGAAAATATCGGCGCCTCTGGCGCAATTGTGAGCGAAAGCTGAACACCAGTAAGATGATGATTAGCTTAGCCTTCCTGCGAATACTCTTGAAAAGATTCTAA